A window of the Hordeum vulgare subsp. vulgare chromosome 5H, MorexV3_pseudomolecules_assembly, whole genome shotgun sequence genome harbors these coding sequences:
- the LOC123396430 gene encoding uncharacterized protein LOC123396430 yields MPFHRWRDDDNDTNDDNSMARQGGHAYEVTVCIYPETETEAVSRYIWAGRVQSSRPRKESFGSFARREGILLQTPPSFALDPASGISHFSGTCPDPADAVRCLHRLRRAPLPRQARMTTSRRLADRKSAKFQKNITKRGSVPETTVKKGNDYPVGPIVLGFFIFVVIGSSLFQIIRTATSGGMA; encoded by the exons ATGCCCTTCCACCGCTGGagggacgatgacaacgacacgaACGACGACAATAGTATGGCAAGGCAGGGTGGCCATGCGTACGAGGTGACCGTCTG TATATATCCGGAAACAGAAACTGAAGCCGTCAGCCGGTACATTTGGGCCGGTAGGGTCCAATCCAGCAGGCCCAGAAAGGAAAGCTTCGGGAGCTTTGCTCGTCGTGAGGGGATCCTTTTACAAACCCCCCCGTCTTTCGCCCTTGATCCCGCATCCGGCATCTCCCACTTCTCCGGCACTTGCCCCGATCCCGCGGACGCCGTCCGCTGCCTGCATCGTCTCAGGCGAGCTCCCCTGCCCCGCCAAGCAAGGATG ACTACTTCAAGGCGTCTTGCTGACAGGAAGAGTGCGAAGTTTCAGAAGAACATCACAAAGAGGGGCTCAGTGCCTGAAACTACTGTGAAGAAGGGGAATGACTATCCTGTCGGACCTATCGTGCTTGGATTCTTCATCTTTGTGGTCATAGGATCAT